Proteins from a single region of Anaerolineae bacterium:
- a CDS encoding NAD(P)H-hydrate dehydratase, producing the protein MNRERPLYIVTTAQMQAAEKAADASGLSYAQMMENAGRAVAQAIETHFDPAGARALILVGPGNNGGDGLVAARYLARAGVAVTVYVWKRHTAEDKNWKLLSETGVERVFWSDDSGRARLTQLLNECGVIVDALLGTGVSRPIEGSLAELLDHVKAVVAARRAYADGPLVDPTLPAGDDELDPAIVALDVPSGLNSDTGAVDPHTLAADLTVTLAAVKRGHILMPGPTVVGQLVVGDIEILAGCYPAEVTLEMVTGAKVARLLPPRPVDGHKGTFGTALVVAGSLHYTGAALLAGQAAYRSGAGLVTLASPKTVHPILAARSIETTYLPLPDQDGALAPAAVQILEERLAQVEAALIGPGLGQHPPTVSFLRQLLAGRDPLPPLGLDADALNILAQQNEWWKLLPPHCILTPHPGEMARLTGVTPQEVQAARLETACEMAAKWNQIVLLKGAHTIIAAPDGRTMVLPFANPALAKAGSGDVLAGAIVGLLAQGLAPFAAAEAGAYLHGLCGEIAREHLGVAAVVAGDLLGFLPMAMREVRGE; encoded by the coding sequence ATCAATAGGGAGAGACCGTTGTACATTGTCACAACCGCCCAAATGCAAGCCGCTGAAAAAGCCGCCGACGCTTCGGGCCTGAGTTATGCCCAGATGATGGAAAACGCGGGCCGGGCCGTGGCCCAGGCTATTGAGACTCACTTTGACCCCGCTGGCGCGCGGGCGCTTATTTTGGTTGGGCCGGGCAACAATGGGGGGGACGGTTTGGTGGCGGCCCGCTATTTGGCCCGGGCCGGGGTCGCCGTAACGGTTTACGTGTGGAAACGCCATACCGCGGAAGACAAAAACTGGAAGCTTCTGTCTGAAACCGGGGTAGAGCGAGTTTTTTGGAGCGATGATTCCGGCCGGGCGCGCCTAACGCAATTGTTAAATGAGTGCGGCGTGATTGTTGACGCCCTGCTGGGCACCGGCGTCTCCCGGCCCATTGAAGGCAGCCTGGCCGAGTTGTTGGATCACGTTAAAGCCGTAGTTGCCGCTCGTCGCGCTTACGCCGACGGCCCCCTGGTTGACCCTACTTTGCCCGCCGGAGATGATGAACTTGACCCGGCAATTGTTGCCCTTGACGTGCCTTCGGGCCTCAATAGCGATACCGGCGCAGTGGACCCCCATACCCTTGCCGCCGACCTGACCGTGACCCTGGCCGCCGTTAAACGCGGCCATATTTTAATGCCCGGCCCCACAGTGGTGGGGCAGTTGGTGGTGGGCGACATTGAGATTTTGGCCGGCTGCTATCCGGCTGAAGTGACTTTAGAAATGGTTACAGGGGCCAAAGTGGCCCGGCTGCTGCCGCCCCGGCCGGTTGACGGCCACAAGGGCACTTTTGGCACGGCCCTCGTCGTCGCCGGTTCGTTACATTACACCGGCGCCGCACTTTTGGCCGGGCAGGCCGCCTATCGCAGCGGGGCGGGTTTGGTAACGTTGGCTTCCCCGAAAACCGTTCACCCGATCCTGGCGGCCCGCTCAATTGAAACCACCTACTTGCCCTTACCCGACCAGGATGGGGCGCTGGCTCCTGCGGCGGTTCAAATTTTAGAGGAAAGATTGGCCCAGGTAGAGGCGGCCTTGATTGGGCCGGGACTGGGCCAACATCCGCCAACCGTCTCGTTTTTGCGGCAACTTTTGGCCGGCCGGGATCCACTTCCGCCGCTGGGGCTGGATGCCGACGCCTTGAACATTTTGGCCCAACAGAACGAGTGGTGGAAATTGCTGCCCCCTCACTGCATTTTGACCCCTCATCCCGGCGAAATGGCTCGACTGACGGGAGTCACCCCCCAAGAAGTGCAAGCCGCGCGCCTGGAAACAGCCTGTGAAATGGCCGCCAAATGGAATCAAATTGTGTTGCTCAAAGGGGCGCATACCATCATTGCCGCGCCGGATGGCCGGACAATGGTGCTGCCGTTTGCCAATCCGGCCCTGGCCAAGGCCGGTTCCGGCGATGTGCTGGCCGGGGCCATTGTAGGTTTGCTGGCGCAAGGTTTAGCCCCCTTTGCGGCTGCCGAAGCCGGCGCTTACCTGCACGGCCTCTGTGGCGAAATTGCCCGGGAGCACCTGGGCGTTGCCGCAGTTGTGGCCGGGGATTTGCTTGGGTTTTTGCCAATGGCAATGCGGGAAGTGCGGGGGGAGTGA
- a CDS encoding sulfurase — MGQLEAIWLKRMKAGPMDPVERATLVAGQGLRGNANQGGKRQVTLLEQEIWQTLMEQWGVSLDPSARRANLMLSGIRLANSRKRVLLVGNCRIRIWGETKPCERMDEVWPGLRAALVDNWGGGAFGEVLDDGKINIGDPARWLEE; from the coding sequence ATGGGACAACTGGAAGCGATCTGGTTAAAGCGCATGAAAGCCGGTCCGATGGACCCCGTTGAACGAGCTACTTTGGTGGCCGGGCAAGGTTTAAGGGGCAACGCCAATCAAGGGGGTAAACGGCAAGTTACCCTGCTGGAGCAGGAAATTTGGCAAACCCTGATGGAACAGTGGGGCGTTTCGTTAGACCCTTCGGCCCGGCGGGCTAACCTGATGTTGAGCGGTATTCGTTTGGCCAATAGTCGGAAACGGGTTTTGCTTGTTGGTAATTGCCGTATCCGTATTTGGGGCGAAACCAAACCGTGCGAACGGATGGATGAAGTATGGCCCGGTTTAAGGGCAGCGCTGGTTGATAATTGGGGGGGCGGCGCTTTTGGCGAAGTTTTGGATGATGGCAAAATCAATATCGGCGATCCAGCCCGCTGGCTGGAGGAATGA
- the msrB gene encoding peptide-methionine (R)-S-oxide reductase MsrB: MATKPKVHKTEAEWKEILTPEQFEIARKKGTERPFTGEYYQHKEEGIYRCVCCGAELFSSETKYDSGSGWPSFWEPMVDDNIKTEEDNSLFMRRTEVLCQVCDAHLGHVFDDGPAPTHQRYCINSASLKFEKKDQAGEG, from the coding sequence ATGGCAACCAAACCTAAAGTACACAAAACCGAGGCGGAATGGAAAGAAATACTCACCCCGGAGCAGTTTGAAATTGCTCGCAAAAAGGGCACCGAACGTCCCTTTACCGGGGAGTATTATCAGCATAAGGAGGAAGGCATTTACCGTTGCGTCTGCTGTGGCGCTGAATTATTCAGTTCGGAAACAAAGTATGATTCCGGTTCGGGCTGGCCCAGTTTTTGGGAACCGATGGTGGATGACAACATAAAAACCGAGGAAGACAACAGTTTATTTATGCGCCGCACCGAAGTGCTGTGCCAGGTGTGTGACGCTCACCTGGGCCACGTATTTGACGATGGCCCGGCGCCTACGCATCAACGCTATTGCATCAATTCCGCTTCGCTCAAGTTTGAGAAAAAAGATCAGGCCGGAGAGGGATAA
- a CDS encoding HAD-IIA family hydrolase, whose protein sequence is MKNFNQFNLADIQALVIDMDGVLWRADTPLPGLIEFFDFLQHQAIAFVLATNNASKTPEQFLQKLAKFGVTTVRPEHILTSALATAAYLKQEYKNGAKVYVVGQEGLRQAMHHAGFTVLPDSSQPADVVVAGIDFELTYEKVKHAALLIGDGARFVGTNGDLTFPIEGGRFIPGSGSILALIEAATGVKPTTIGKPERYMFDLAMQQMGSTPARTAALGDRLETDIWGAQRAGLKTIMVLTGVDNEDSISLKGIQPDVIFEDIAELRQYWAAL, encoded by the coding sequence ATGAAAAACTTTAACCAATTCAATCTAGCCGACATCCAGGCCCTGGTCATTGATATGGATGGGGTATTGTGGCGGGCAGATACTCCCCTACCCGGCCTGATAGAGTTTTTTGACTTTTTGCAGCATCAGGCCATTGCCTTTGTGTTGGCCACCAATAATGCCAGCAAAACGCCGGAACAATTTTTGCAAAAACTGGCCAAATTTGGGGTTACTACGGTGAGGCCAGAACATATTCTCACCTCCGCTCTGGCCACAGCCGCCTATTTAAAACAGGAGTATAAAAACGGAGCCAAAGTTTATGTGGTGGGACAAGAAGGTTTGCGCCAAGCTATGCATCACGCCGGTTTTACCGTACTGCCAGATTCCAGCCAACCCGCTGATGTGGTAGTAGCCGGGATTGATTTTGAACTGACCTATGAGAAGGTTAAACATGCCGCTCTGCTCATCGGGGACGGGGCGCGTTTTGTGGGCACCAATGGCGATTTGACGTTCCCCATCGAGGGAGGGCGTTTTATCCCCGGTAGCGGCTCCATTTTGGCCCTTATTGAAGCCGCTACCGGGGTTAAGCCCACCACCATCGGCAAGCCGGAACGTTACATGTTTGACCTGGCCATGCAACAAATGGGTAGCACTCCTGCCCGCACCGCCGCGCTCGGCGACCGCCTGGAAACGGACATTTGGGGGGCGCAGCGGGCCGGCCTCAAAACCATTATGGTCCTGACCGGCGTTGACAATGAAGACTCTATCTCCCTCAAGGGCATTCAACCCGACGTTATCTTTGAGGATATTGCCGAATTAAGGCAATATTGGGCCGCGCTCTAA
- the minE gene encoding cell division topological specificity factor MinE — translation MHSFNRLFNRPDAGSSDVAKNRLQQVLVHDRVNLSPGKMDHLKHDLAQVISRYVEIDQDGVNIFLTATKRQSCLTAQVPVVGAFHK, via the coding sequence ATGCACTCGTTCAATCGCTTGTTCAACCGCCCAGATGCCGGCAGCAGTGATGTTGCTAAAAACCGTTTGCAACAGGTGCTTGTCCACGACCGGGTGAATCTTTCTCCGGGAAAAATGGATCACCTCAAACATGATTTGGCGCAAGTTATCTCCAGGTATGTTGAAATTGACCAGGATGGCGTGAATATTTTTCTGACCGCCACCAAACGCCAAAGCTGTTTGACCGCTCAGGTGCCGGTGGTGGGAGCATTTCACAAATAA
- a CDS encoding protein-glutamate O-methyltransferase family protein, protein MSHSSSKFDPGQVPPPLMTNKADNAFAHKTMAVRKPRIVQQVLADHAGQYPDAIVQELQNLHDELAQGKPVRPLRTSAPDGESWRNAWQPYQNKNWFNIPWYFAEVFFYRRLLESAGYFSPGPWAGVDPFLPAKQAELANEIPWQVLALGLEYASASTPEHFQKLLRHCIWGNRVDLSHPQIVEELRQQAGGPKALGELLADDTEAVLAHLQKADRPHARIDFICDNTGTELLLDFALADFLLKFLWAKHVTLHVKAHPTYVSDATPADVAMAVTAAKKQPAAAIQSLAKRLTEYQQKNRLQVQADLFWNSSRFFWEIPPPLHAQLAQAHLVVIKGDANYRRLLSDGHWPPDVPFAQAIPYFPAPFVALRTLKSDVVTGLQPGRAEALDQQDAEWRVNGRRGVIQAVL, encoded by the coding sequence ATGAGCCACTCCTCCTCCAAATTTGATCCCGGCCAAGTGCCGCCGCCGCTGATGACGAACAAGGCGGATAACGCTTTTGCTCATAAAACTATGGCCGTGCGAAAACCCCGGATTGTGCAGCAAGTTCTGGCCGACCATGCCGGTCAATATCCAGACGCCATTGTGCAAGAACTGCAAAACCTGCATGATGAGCTGGCCCAGGGAAAGCCGGTCCGGCCCCTGCGCACAAGCGCGCCGGATGGAGAAAGCTGGCGCAACGCCTGGCAGCCTTATCAAAATAAAAACTGGTTCAATATTCCCTGGTACTTTGCCGAAGTTTTTTTCTACCGCCGGCTTTTAGAAAGCGCCGGCTACTTTAGCCCTGGCCCGTGGGCCGGGGTTGACCCCTTTCTGCCCGCCAAACAAGCCGAACTGGCCAACGAGATTCCCTGGCAAGTTTTAGCCCTGGGCCTGGAGTACGCCTCAGCCAGTACGCCGGAGCATTTCCAGAAACTATTGCGCCACTGCATTTGGGGCAACCGGGTTGACTTGAGCCATCCCCAAATTGTTGAGGAGCTAAGGCAGCAGGCTGGGGGGCCAAAGGCTTTAGGGGAATTATTGGCCGACGACACCGAAGCCGTGTTGGCCCACCTGCAAAAGGCGGACCGGCCCCATGCCCGGATTGACTTCATCTGCGACAACACCGGCACGGAATTGCTGCTGGACTTTGCCCTGGCCGATTTTTTGCTCAAGTTTTTGTGGGCCAAACACGTGACTCTGCACGTTAAGGCGCATCCCACTTACGTTTCCGACGCCACGCCGGCCGACGTGGCCATGGCCGTTACCGCGGCCAAAAAACAGCCGGCGGCTGCAATACAGTCGCTGGCCAAACGGTTAACCGAGTATCAACAAAAAAATCGGCTGCAAGTGCAGGCCGACCTCTTTTGGAACAGCAGCCGCTTTTTTTGGGAAATTCCGCCCCCCCTGCATGCTCAACTGGCCCAAGCCCACCTGGTTGTCATCAAAGGCGACGCCAATTATCGCCGCCTCCTGAGCGACGGCCACTGGCCGCCGGATGTGCCCTTTGCCCAGGCCATTCCCTATTTCCCCGCGCCTTTTGTTGCCCTCCGCACCCTGAAATCCGATGTTGTCACCGGCTTGCAGCCCGGCCGGGCTGAGGCGTTGGATCAACAAGATGCCGAGTGGCGGGTCAATGGCCGGCGGGGCGTGATTCAGGCGGTCCTATAA
- a CDS encoding carbamoyltransferase, with protein sequence MNILGVSCYYHDAAAALLMDGQLVAAAEEERFTRKKHDSSFPQHAINFCLKHAQLSPDDLDYVVFYEKPLVKFERILQTTLGTFPKSWAVFRESMVTWFDEKLWIKSKLQTGIGVPANKILFVEHHLTHAASAMFCSPFAEAAIITIDGVGEWTTASMGRATAQWNGQGVNHIDLTHELRFPHSLGLLYSAFTAYLGFRVNNGEYKVMGMAPYGEPKYIDKVNRVVNIDDNGGLTLNMDYFSFHHSTQHTFNRRFVDLFGSPPRRPESEFFNYKTHPGKDHPAWDEAVARQNQAYADIAASIQRVTEEIMLKMAQAAHRQTGSKNLVMAGGVALNSTANGRLMREGPFENVFIQPAAGDSGGAIGAALYAYHVIFGRPRQFTMEHAYWGAEYPAGDMIAAIKKEGFAYEEFDDEDKLLDQAVDALLQSKVIGWYRGRFEWGPRALGSRSIIADPRREEMKEIVNTKIKFREPFRPFAPVVIEERAHEYFNTPGLDRQYPPRFMLMVSGIPEDKWDKIQAVCHMGTGRLQSVREQWNPGYYNLIKKFGQATGVPVLLNTSYNLRGEPIVTTPRNAINTFAASDIDQLVMGPFLVKKPEGYQARGSHLSADQVD encoded by the coding sequence ATGAATATTTTAGGTGTTTCTTGTTATTATCACGATGCCGCCGCCGCCCTGCTCATGGACGGCCAGTTGGTGGCCGCCGCCGAAGAAGAGCGTTTTACCCGCAAAAAACACGATAGCAGCTTTCCGCAACATGCCATCAACTTTTGCCTAAAACACGCCCAACTCTCCCCCGACGATCTGGATTACGTGGTTTTTTATGAAAAACCGTTGGTCAAGTTTGAGCGTATTTTGCAAACCACCCTGGGCACCTTTCCCAAGTCGTGGGCCGTTTTCCGGGAGTCAATGGTTACCTGGTTTGACGAAAAACTGTGGATCAAGAGCAAATTGCAAACCGGCATTGGCGTGCCGGCCAACAAAATTTTATTTGTGGAGCATCACCTCACCCATGCGGCCAGCGCCATGTTTTGTTCTCCCTTTGCGGAAGCCGCGATAATTACCATTGACGGCGTGGGCGAATGGACAACGGCCAGTATGGGCCGGGCGACGGCCCAGTGGAACGGCCAGGGGGTCAACCACATTGACCTCACTCACGAGCTGCGTTTCCCCCATTCCCTGGGGTTGCTCTACTCCGCCTTTACCGCTTACCTGGGTTTCCGGGTCAACAACGGCGAGTACAAGGTGATGGGCATGGCCCCCTACGGCGAGCCAAAATACATAGATAAGGTCAACCGGGTGGTCAACATTGATGACAACGGCGGCCTGACCCTGAATATGGATTATTTCAGTTTCCATCATTCTACCCAGCACACCTTTAACCGGCGTTTTGTGGACCTGTTTGGCAGCCCGCCCCGCCGGCCCGAATCCGAATTCTTTAATTACAAAACCCACCCCGGCAAAGACCATCCCGCCTGGGACGAGGCCGTAGCCCGGCAAAATCAAGCGTATGCCGACATTGCGGCCAGTATTCAGCGTGTCACCGAAGAAATAATGCTCAAAATGGCCCAGGCCGCTCACCGCCAGACCGGCTCCAAAAATCTGGTGATGGCCGGCGGCGTGGCCCTCAACAGCACGGCCAACGGCCGCCTGATGCGCGAAGGGCCATTTGAAAATGTCTTCATCCAACCCGCGGCCGGCGACTCCGGCGGCGCGATAGGGGCAGCCCTGTACGCTTATCACGTTATCTTTGGCCGGCCGCGCCAATTTACCATGGAACACGCTTACTGGGGGGCGGAATACCCCGCCGGCGACATGATTGCGGCCATCAAAAAAGAGGGTTTTGCCTACGAGGAATTTGACGACGAAGATAAATTGCTGGACCAGGCCGTAGACGCGCTGCTGCAAAGCAAGGTCATTGGCTGGTACCGGGGCCGTTTTGAATGGGGTCCGCGCGCCCTGGGCAGCCGTTCCATTATCGCCGACCCGCGGCGCGAGGAGATGAAGGAGATCGTCAACACCAAAATCAAATTCCGCGAGCCGTTCCGGCCTTTTGCCCCGGTGGTGATTGAAGAACGCGCTCACGAGTATTTTAATACACCCGGCCTGGACCGGCAATACCCGCCCCGCTTTATGCTGATGGTCTCCGGCATTCCCGAAGACAAGTGGGACAAAATCCAGGCGGTGTGTCACATGGGCACGGGCCGCCTGCAAAGCGTGCGCGAGCAGTGGAATCCCGGCTACTACAACCTGATCAAAAAATTTGGCCAGGCCACCGGCGTGCCGGTGCTGCTTAACACTTCTTACAACCTGCGCGGCGAGCCAATTGTGACCACTCCCCGCAACGCCATCAATACCTTTGCCGCTTCAGACATTGACCAGTTGGTGATGGGCCCGTTTTTGGTGAAAAAGCCCGAAGGGTACCAGGCCAGAGGGTCGCATTTGAGCGCGGACCAGGTGGATTGA